The Periplaneta americana isolate PAMFEO1 chromosome 10, P.americana_PAMFEO1_priV1, whole genome shotgun sequence genome includes a window with the following:
- the Alg3 gene encoding lethal(2)neighbour of tid protein, translated as MAPQRKSSKSSGKPNVIRIFRAYYDKYCTTQNIYSLLVDPNRITFVACLLLLAEIIVNISVIQRVKYTEIDWVAYMQEVEGVLNGTFDYTHLKGDTGPLVYPAGFVYIFTALYYLTNHGQNIRFAQYIFAFLYIVLLCLVFRIYKKSKKVPPYVLVLTCCSSYRIHSIFVLRLFNDPVAMILFYISVNLFLDHKWSLGSLFFSLAVSVKMNILLFAPAILLAYLTCLGLKGTLIQLTICAFVQVLLGLPFLLTNPIAYIRGAFNLGRVFLYEWTVNWRFLPEDIFTNSYFHLSLLALHISLLVYFYKPAYIYLRSYATLTSIGAKAKKQATVHKEKLDMDTVSQLFLHPLFTANLIGIACSRSLHYQFYIWYFHTLPYLLWSTRFKNIARLCILGIIELCWNIFPSTYLSSIALHLCHIIILLGIARSSPNLKDK; from the coding sequence ATGGCTCCTCAAAGAAAGTCGTCCAAGTCTAGCGGTAAACCAAATGTGATTCGAATATTTAGGGCATACTATGATAAGTACTGTACGACGCAGaatatatattcgttactggTTGATCCCAACAGAATTACTTTTGTGGCGTGTCTTCTGTTACTGGCAGAAATTATAGTGAATATATCTGTGATCCAACGTGTTAAATACACAGAAATTGATTGGGTGGCGTATATGCAAGAAGTGGAGGGCGTTTTGAATGGAACTTTTGACTATACTCATCTGAAAGGTGATACTGGTCCACTTGTATACCCAGCGGGGTTTGTGTATATTTTTACAGCCCTGTATTATCTTACGAATCATGGGCAAAACATACGTTTTGCACAGTATATATTTGCTTTTCTCTACATTGTCCTTCTCTGCTTGgtatttagaatttataagaagAGCAAGAAAGTGCCGCCTTATGTTCTGGTTTTAACATGTTGTTCGTCATATCGGATTCATTCAATTTTTGTTTTACGATTATTCAATGATCCGGTGGCAatgatattgttttatatttctgtAAATCTCTTTCTTGATCATAAATGGAGTTTGGGAAGTTTATTTTTTAGTTTGGCAGTGTCGGTAAAAATGAATATTCTTCTCTTTGCTCCAGCAATTCTTCTGGCTTATCTTACATGCCTGGGACTGAAAGGTACATTGATACAATTGACAATATGTGCATTTGTTCAAGTTTTACTTGGATTGCCTTTCCTTCTTACAAATCCTATAGCATATATTCGGGGAGCATTCAATCTTGGTCGCGTGTTTTTATATGAATGGACGGTGAATTGGAGATTTTTGCCAGAGGATATTTTTACCAATTCATACTTTCACTTGAGTCTTCTTGCCTTACATATATCTTTACTTGTATACTTTTACAAGCCAGCATACATCTACCTAAGAAGCTATGCAACACTTACAAGTATTGGCGCGAAAGCGAAGAAACAGGCAACAGTTCACAAAGAAAAACTGGATATGGACACTGTATCACAGTTATTTCTTCATCCTCTTTTCACTGCCAACCTCATAGGCATAGCCTGTAGTAGGTCCCTACATTATCAATTCTATATTTGGTACTTTCACACACTTCCATATCTTCTCTGGTCAACTCGTTTCAAAAATATTGCAAGACTGTGCATTCTTGGCATAATCGAATTGTGTTGGAACATTTTTCCGTCAACATATCTGAGCAGCATTGCCTTACATTTATGtcatatcattatattattaggaATTGCTAGAAGTTCGCCAAATCTGAAggacaaataa